The following proteins are encoded in a genomic region of Periophthalmus magnuspinnatus isolate fPerMag1 chromosome 21, fPerMag1.2.pri, whole genome shotgun sequence:
- the tex30 gene encoding testis-expressed protein 30, which translates to MLTEMNEERGCGMDGELVTEETLLIPFGAKQLSAVLCRPTVPLQDGADVGVILSHGAGGDMNFRQLVSLAHTLAAKGFLCLRFTCKAPNLVYRVKAYSAVWDYLKTEFPIIKHIYLGGRSMGSRVAVALLRQLSDGTEDAARGLICLSFPLHTASQRDTYHQRSQDLRQLPQQTTVLFVSGTQDDMCDRDLLNKTVEDMKAQVDVLWLNGGSHGLAVKGRSEDSVMEEVNSYVTMWISKQVTR; encoded by the exons ATGTTGACGGAAATGAATGAAGAGCGTGGATGTGGCATGGATGGAGAGCTGGTTACTGAG GAAACTCTACTGATTCCATTTGGGGCTAAGCAGCTGTCTGCAGTGCTGTGCAGACCTACTGTCCCACTGCAGGATGGAGCTGATGTTGGGGTCATTTTATCCCATGGAGCCGGAGGAGACATGAACTTCAGACAGTTGGTTTCTCTTGCTCACACTTTAGCAGCTAAGGGCTTCCTCTGTCTGCGATTCACATGTAAAGCGCCAAATCTGGTTTACAGAGTAAAGGCCTATAGTGCTGTCTGG GACTACTTGAAGACAGAGTTTcctataataaaacatatctatcttggtG GCAGGTCAATGGGGTCCCGTGTGGCCGTGGCTCTGCTCCGACAGTTGAGTGATGGCACAGAGGATGCAGCTCGGGGCCTTATCtgcctctcctttcctctgcaCACCGCCTCACAGAGAGACACCTATCACCAGCGCAGCCAGGACCTCCGGCAGCTGCCTCAACAAACCACTGTCCTCTTTGTGTCAGGGACCCAAGATGACATGTGTGATAGA GATCTTTTGAACAAAACTGTGGAGGACATGAAGGCTCAGGTTGATGTCTTGTGGCTAAATGGGGGCAGCCATGGACTCGCTGTAAAAGGGAGATCTGAGGATTCAGTGATGGAGGAAGTCAACTCATATGTGACCATGTGGATTAGTAAGCAAGTAACTAGATAG
- the nepro gene encoding nucleolus and neural progenitor protein isoform X1: MAEELWNRVNVPFPGAVSSVRIHFTSKTDGLVKNVVLVNETVLKLLDNESLQTEIRVLYELLYILNNSYRGNKSYKGLQQVEQCVNRLKNMKLVQALHELSDLCPTKVQRNVGKKFGECTVPSQPMLEWLCLKILGGANLMNRTLQRCSRAFLLCNQQMKWEEFVVLNMVTTSMLSRLWVIFRGVLVSMCTLYEKMLSLCNEVAKAKPMPFLKSPLPPNMTGLLDPGLLHNKTCKVDVGKHQIGLQKGDLLSRPNLSVKIVKEDLGVSIKRDINDNTDLKPFVNIFKTFTKKSHLDRKPKNNGIAAKMRILRSNVKKSSSFGDFDVHLEKMVQWCKLKQMGKKRRLFNYLRLKCQKLKCLESDGHNVQRKLNNFRQEVFKACSKSSVTRRTSGSLAEFKTKRQWTNFHSLRTKLKSKNVRTGSTRKREAKWKTSRKSKSSRHNKDADRRTEDEAISQGSHCDRRDDIDDIFASIGL; encoded by the exons ATGGCCGAAGAACTGTGGAATAGAGTAAACGTTCCCTTTCCAGGAGCTGTTTCTAGTGTTCGTATTCATTTTACATCTAAAACAG ATGGACTTGTTAAAAACGTCGTGTTGGTAAACGAAACTGTGCTCAAACTTCTCGACAATGAGAGTCTTCAAACGGAGATACGGGTCCTTTACGAGCTGCTCTATATCTTGAACAACAGCTACAGGGGAAACAAGTCGTACAAAGGCTTACAACAG GTTGAACAATGCGTGAACAGACTGAAGAACATGAAGCTGGTGCAGGCTCTTCATGAACTGTCTGATCTGTGTCCAACCAAGGTTCAAAG AAATGTAGGGAAAAAGTTTGGGGAGTGTACTGTCCCCAGTCAGCCCATGTTGGAGTGGCTGTGCCTCAAAATACTTGGAGGGGCTAATCTCATGAATCGTACTCTACAGCGTTGCAGCAGAGCTTTTCT TCTGTGCAATCAGCAGATGAAATGGGAGGAATTTGTCGTGTTGAATATGGTGACTACGAGTATGCTCAGCCGCCTATG gGTAATTTTCCGTGGTGTCTTGGTGAGCATGTGCACCTTGTACGAGAAGATGCTTTCCCTATGCAATGAGGTGGCCAAAGCAAAACCTATGCCATTCCTCAAAAGCCCCTTACCCCCAAATATGACTGGGTTATTGGACCCTGGCTtattacataataaaacatgtaaagttGATGTTGGAAAGCATCAGATTGGACTGCAAAAGGGTGATTTATTGTCTAGACCTAATCTATCTGTCAAAATAGTTAAAGAAGACCTGGGTGTTTCTATTAAAAGAG atATCAATGATAACACTGACTTGAAGCCTTTTGTCAATATCTTCAAGACATTCACCAAG aaatCTCACTTAGATCGCAAACCTAAAAATAATGGTATTGCTGCAAAGATGAGAATACTGAGGAGTAATGTTAAAAAGTCTTCATCATTTGGCGACTTTGACGTTCATCTTGAAAAAATGGTCCAATGGTGTAAATTAAAGCAGATGGGAAAGAAAAGACGTCTATTTAACTATTTGCGATTGAAGTGCCAGAAGTTAAAATGTTTGGAGTCAGATGGACACAA TGTTCAAAGGAAGCTGAATAACTTCAGACAAGAAGTTTTCAAGGCTTGCTCAAAAAGCTCTGTAACAAGAAGGACATCTGGATCATTGGctgaatttaaaaccaaaaggCAATGGACCAATTTCCACTCTTTAAGAACCAAATTGAAATCTAAGAATGTCAGAACTGGTAGCACAAGAAAACGGGAAGCTAAATGGAAGACGTCTCGAAAGTCAAAGTCATCGAGGCATAATAAAGACGCAGACAGAAGGACAGAAGATGAGGCGATTTCTCAAGGCAGCCACTGTGACAGGAGAGATGACATCGATGATATATTCGCTTCTATTGGTCTGTGA
- the nepro gene encoding nucleolus and neural progenitor protein isoform X2 yields MAEELWNRVNVPFPGAVSSVRIHFTSKTDGLVKNVVLVNETVLKLLDNESLQTEIRVLYELLYILNNSYRGNKSYKGLQQVEQCVNRLKNMKLVQALHELSDLCPTKVQRNVGKKFGECTVPSQPMLEWLCLKILGGANLMNRTLQRCSRAFLLCNQQMKWEEFVVLNMVTTSMLSRLWVIFRGVLVSMCTLYEKMLSLCNEVAKAKPMPFLKSPLPPNMTGLLDPGLLHNKTCKVDVGKHQIGLQKGDLLSRPNLSVKIVKEDLGVSIKRDINDNTDLKPFVNIFKTFTKCSKEAE; encoded by the exons ATGGCCGAAGAACTGTGGAATAGAGTAAACGTTCCCTTTCCAGGAGCTGTTTCTAGTGTTCGTATTCATTTTACATCTAAAACAG ATGGACTTGTTAAAAACGTCGTGTTGGTAAACGAAACTGTGCTCAAACTTCTCGACAATGAGAGTCTTCAAACGGAGATACGGGTCCTTTACGAGCTGCTCTATATCTTGAACAACAGCTACAGGGGAAACAAGTCGTACAAAGGCTTACAACAG GTTGAACAATGCGTGAACAGACTGAAGAACATGAAGCTGGTGCAGGCTCTTCATGAACTGTCTGATCTGTGTCCAACCAAGGTTCAAAG AAATGTAGGGAAAAAGTTTGGGGAGTGTACTGTCCCCAGTCAGCCCATGTTGGAGTGGCTGTGCCTCAAAATACTTGGAGGGGCTAATCTCATGAATCGTACTCTACAGCGTTGCAGCAGAGCTTTTCT TCTGTGCAATCAGCAGATGAAATGGGAGGAATTTGTCGTGTTGAATATGGTGACTACGAGTATGCTCAGCCGCCTATG gGTAATTTTCCGTGGTGTCTTGGTGAGCATGTGCACCTTGTACGAGAAGATGCTTTCCCTATGCAATGAGGTGGCCAAAGCAAAACCTATGCCATTCCTCAAAAGCCCCTTACCCCCAAATATGACTGGGTTATTGGACCCTGGCTtattacataataaaacatgtaaagttGATGTTGGAAAGCATCAGATTGGACTGCAAAAGGGTGATTTATTGTCTAGACCTAATCTATCTGTCAAAATAGTTAAAGAAGACCTGGGTGTTTCTATTAAAAGAG atATCAATGATAACACTGACTTGAAGCCTTTTGTCAATATCTTCAAGACATTCACCAAG TGTTCAAAGGAAGCTGAATAA